The following are from one region of the Brachyhypopomus gauderio isolate BG-103 unplaced genomic scaffold, BGAUD_0.2 sc183, whole genome shotgun sequence genome:
- the LOC143501969 gene encoding uncharacterized protein LOC143501969 encodes MCVVLSEHQVQRHRVNLKRVSSSTFHPTSAILKMTLRDSMPVVLINSNCSCVAGCGICNHLVALLFQTAHYSESGMSVVPPVLSCTQTEQKWHKPPTMGVKPGPVDAMVVLKPKPGATTASGVSTLFKGYSGELPHRATLNPGPVYAGMKADSLPLICTMNISPDKPLVDSIFGKVQVGSVLSYQQPPPPSDSVVIHEDAPPFPSLPLECYHLSPPEYSFVPTHQEQLHLSSLSVTLSQSHLIEEATRSQSATPEWHSLRRERVTASHFREVSHVRGPGAAESLAERIIRGTRQTAHMKRGLEMETGALKDYAVLKNLNLNHLSVHHLGLLKLSAQMHKAM; translated from the exons atgtgcgtcgtattgtcagagcatcaagtacaacgccacagagtaaacttgaaaagggtttcaagttctacgtttcatcctacctctgcaattttgaag atgacattacgtgattcaatgccagttgtgctcattaacagcaactgctcttgtgttgctggttgcggaatctgcaaccacttggttgcattgcttttccagactgctcattattctgaatctggcatgtctgtcgtgcctcctgtcctttcatgcacacagacagaacagaagtggcataaaccaccaacaatg ggggtgaagcctggacccgtggatgccatggttgtcctaaagccaaaaccaggtgctactacagccagtggagttag tacacttttcaagggctacagcggtgagctcccacaccgggccaccctcaatcctggaccagtctacgctggaatgaaagcagattctcttccactcatctgcacaatgaacatctcgcctgacaagccacttgtggactccatctttgggaaggtacaagttggcagtgtattgtcctatcaacaaccaccacctccatctgacagtgttgtcatacatgaggatgcacccccattcccgagtctgccactagaatgttaccatctaagcccacctgaatattcatttgtgccaacacaccaagaacagctacacctaagctcactttctgtgaccttgtcacagtcacaccttattgaggaggcaacaagatcccaaagtgctacacctgagtggcattcacttaggagagaaagagtgactgcctcacatttcagagaggtgagccacgttagaggtccaggtgctgcagaaagcctggcagaaaggataatccgagggacacgacaaacagcacacatgaagaggggacttgaaatggaaacgggggccttaaaggactatgcagttctgaaaaacttgaacttgaaccacttgagcgtccatcatttgggcttgttgaaattaagtgcccaaatgcacaaagctatgtag